In Candidatus Sedimenticola sp. (ex Thyasira tokunagai), the following proteins share a genomic window:
- a CDS encoding NADH-quinone oxidoreductase subunit J, with the protein MTFQLFIFYTFSAILLYAATMVITRRNPVHSALFLVLAFASSSGIWMLAEAEFLAIVLVLVYVGAVMVLFLFVVMMLDVDTATMRAGFIKYLPVGALVAFTMAVEMFLVVGPGNFGLDKAPAPVPQPATYNNTEELGSVLYTAYMYPFEIAAVILLVAIIAAIGLTMRKRPETKSQDPALQVKVTSADRLRVVKMDSEE; encoded by the coding sequence ATGACATTCCAACTGTTTATCTTTTATACGTTCTCCGCCATTCTGCTGTATGCAGCAACGATGGTGATTACCCGGCGTAATCCGGTTCATTCGGCACTGTTCCTGGTGCTGGCGTTTGCCAGTAGTTCAGGTATCTGGATGCTGGCGGAGGCGGAGTTCCTAGCTATCGTGCTGGTGCTTGTTTATGTCGGTGCAGTGATGGTGCTGTTCCTGTTTGTAGTGATGATGCTGGATGTCGATACCGCTACCATGCGTGCCGGCTTTATCAAGTATCTTCCTGTTGGTGCCCTGGTGGCTTTTACCATGGCGGTAGAGATGTTCCTGGTCGTTGGCCCTGGTAATTTCGGTCTCGACAAGGCGCCGGCCCCTGTGCCCCAACCTGCGACGTACAACAATACCGAGGAGTTGGGCAGCGTTCTCTACACTGCCTATATGTATCCTTTTGAGATTGCGGCCGTCATTCTGCTGGTCGCGATTATCGCCGCCATAGGCTTGACTATGCGCAAACGTCCTGAGACCAAGTCCCAGGATCCTGCGCTACAGGTGAAGGTCACGAGTGCAGATCGCCTGCGTGTAGTAAAGATGGATTCAGAGGAGTGA
- the nuoL gene encoding NADH-quinone oxidoreductase subunit L has translation MEKIYLLIVLAPLLGAITAGFFGSKIGRAGAHWVASLGVGTSALLSIYVLFGFITGNLQVYNESVYVWMVSDGLRMEVGFLVDQLTAVMLVVVTFVSFCVHIYTIGYMAHDEENWPKASLAGHNSYQRFFSYISLFTFSMLMLVMANNFMQLFFGWEAVGLVSYLLIGFWSVRPTAVFANLKAFLVNRVGDFGFILGIAAVAMYFNSLDYSEVFAQAPSFADTQIQIWGDTSWSLMTVICILLFVGAMGKSAQVPLHVWLPDSMEGPTPISALIHAATMVTAGVFMVARMSPLFEFSETALTFVLVIGATTALFTGLIGIVQNDIKRVVAYSTLSQLGYMMVALGVSAYAAGIFHLMTHAFFKALLFLAAGSVIIGMHHDQDIRNMGGLKKYMPWTYWTSLIGSLALIGFPGFSGFFSKDAIIEAVHHSHIAGSGYAYAAVLMGVFITALYSFRMFFLVFHGKGPRDEHAKAHLHESPKVVWVPLVMLAIPSIGIGYFTMDTMLFGDWFKDVLFVLPQHDTLAELGKAVHGPNSMIAHGFAGPALYLAFAGVAVAFFIYMMKPSVADAIKTRLDLVHLLLEKKYFFDELYQFIFAGGSRGIGKFFWNVGDKGIIDGLIINGSARTVGRFADWVRNVQTGYLFHYAIAMILGLLVLLTWFVIA, from the coding sequence ATGGAAAAGATATATCTCCTTATCGTGCTGGCGCCCCTGTTAGGCGCAATCACCGCCGGTTTTTTCGGCAGTAAAATCGGTCGTGCCGGTGCCCATTGGGTGGCCAGCCTCGGCGTAGGTACATCAGCACTGCTCTCAATTTACGTGTTATTCGGTTTTATCACCGGTAACCTGCAGGTCTACAACGAGTCAGTCTACGTTTGGATGGTGAGTGACGGTTTACGTATGGAAGTCGGCTTCCTGGTAGATCAGCTTACCGCCGTGATGTTGGTTGTGGTCACCTTTGTCTCCTTCTGTGTACACATCTACACCATCGGCTACATGGCTCATGATGAGGAGAACTGGCCTAAGGCGAGCCTGGCTGGGCATAACAGCTACCAACGCTTTTTCAGCTACATATCTCTCTTTACCTTCTCCATGCTTATGCTGGTGATGGCCAACAACTTCATGCAGCTCTTCTTTGGCTGGGAAGCTGTGGGCCTGGTCTCCTATCTGTTGATCGGTTTCTGGTCTGTGCGCCCGACAGCGGTGTTCGCCAACCTTAAAGCGTTCCTGGTCAACCGCGTTGGTGATTTCGGTTTTATTCTGGGTATCGCTGCAGTTGCCATGTACTTCAACAGCCTCGACTATTCAGAAGTATTTGCTCAGGCGCCAAGCTTTGCCGACACCCAGATTCAGATCTGGGGTGACACCAGCTGGTCGCTTATGACAGTAATCTGCATACTACTGTTTGTTGGCGCTATGGGTAAGTCGGCCCAGGTCCCGCTGCATGTGTGGCTGCCTGATTCAATGGAAGGTCCAACACCTATCTCCGCTTTGATCCACGCCGCTACCATGGTTACCGCCGGTGTCTTTATGGTGGCGCGTATGTCACCACTCTTTGAGTTCTCAGAGACGGCATTGACCTTTGTTCTGGTGATTGGCGCTACTACCGCACTCTTTACTGGACTGATCGGTATCGTACAGAACGATATCAAGCGGGTGGTTGCATACTCCACGCTGTCACAGCTTGGTTATATGATGGTAGCTCTGGGGGTTTCGGCCTACGCCGCAGGTATCTTCCACCTGATGACCCATGCTTTCTTCAAAGCGCTGCTGTTCCTGGCCGCGGGTTCTGTGATCATCGGTATGCACCATGATCAAGACATTCGCAATATGGGTGGCCTAAAGAAGTACATGCCCTGGACCTACTGGACCTCTCTAATCGGTTCACTGGCCCTGATCGGATTCCCAGGTTTCTCCGGATTCTTCTCCAAGGATGCCATCATTGAAGCGGTACACCATTCTCATATAGCCGGCTCTGGCTACGCCTATGCGGCTGTGCTGATGGGTGTTTTTATCACCGCACTCTATAGTTTCCGTATGTTCTTCCTGGTGTTCCACGGTAAGGGACCTCGCGATGAGCATGCCAAGGCCCACCTCCATGAGTCACCCAAAGTGGTGTGGGTGCCGCTAGTGATGCTGGCTATTCCCTCTATTGGTATCGGCTACTTCACCATGGATACGATGCTATTTGGCGACTGGTTCAAGGATGTACTGTTTGTCTTACCCCAGCATGACACTCTGGCTGAGTTGGGTAAGGCGGTACACGGACCCAACTCGATGATTGCTCATGGCTTTGCAGGTCCGGCGCTCTATCTCGCCTTTGCCGGTGTCGCGGTAGCCTTCTTCATCTATATGATGAAGCCAAGTGTTGCCGATGCTATCAAGACCCGCTTGGATCTTGTGCACCTGCTGCTGGAGAAGAAGTACTTCTTTGATGAGCTCTATCAGTTCATCTTCGCCGGCGGTAGTCGGGGTATCGGCAAGTTTTTTTGGAATGTCGGTGACAAAGGGATCATAGATGGTCTGATCATTAATGGATCAGCCCGTACCGTCGGTCGCTTTGCGGACTGGGTCCGTAATGTCCAGACCGGTTATCTGTTTCACTACGCTATTGCCATGATACTGGGTCTGCTTGTACTGCTGACCTGGTTCGTGATCGCTTAA
- the nuoG gene encoding NADH-quinone oxidoreductase subunit NuoG: protein MSENQTITIEIDGRQLQANAGEMLIDAADAAGIDIPRFCYHKKLSVSANCRMCLVEVERAPKPLPACATPVADGMKVFTSSPLAKAAQKGTMEFLLINHPLDCPICDQGGECELQDVSVGYGSDLSRFVEGKRAVDKPDIGPLVNANFTRCIHCTRCVRFGAEIAGVREMGAVGRSEHMTIGTYVEKSVDSELSGNIIDVCPVGSLTSKPYRFQARAWELTQRDTVAPHDSVGSNLYLHIRRNQVMRVVPKDNEAVNECWISDRDRFSYEGLYSEDRLTTPLIKRDGAWQEASWEEALEAAAKGLKQSGDQLGALVSPTATVEEMQLAQKLVRGLGSENIDYRLRQGDFRGQEPACRWLGQSIEALEQLDAALVIGANVRKEQPLLGHRLRKAVLEGCKVTYINPFEIDLNYVAEQRVSSPAAMVDELAALAKALGASGGVIDSATVGDEHNALAEQLKSAAKASVLLGNMATAHADYSILCDLAAAVAEASGATLGHLPEAANSTGAALTGLVSGSGKDAQAMLEQSLSGYLLLGVEPAYDFANPALADEALANAGFVLSLSPFRSESIETVADVILPMAAYAETSGTYINAEGRWQSFTGAVNPKGNTRPGWKILRVLGNQLDLEGFDQISSSDVLEEAKAAAGDRHPDNTAAARDISERIHLAGSLTRIGDVPIYAVDSLVRRAASLQKTSDAISAALYLNSSEAAKAGLSEAQSAVAVQGEGRAELPVIIDSSVPDGCVRIPAALAGTEALGSQFGEVTLEKA from the coding sequence ATGTCTGAAAACCAGACGATAACAATAGAAATTGATGGCCGGCAGTTGCAGGCCAACGCAGGCGAAATGCTGATTGATGCAGCGGATGCGGCGGGTATTGATATTCCCCGTTTCTGCTACCATAAGAAGCTTTCCGTCTCGGCCAACTGTCGCATGTGTCTGGTGGAAGTAGAGCGGGCGCCCAAGCCTCTGCCTGCTTGCGCCACGCCTGTTGCGGATGGAATGAAGGTTTTTACCTCATCTCCACTGGCTAAGGCGGCACAGAAAGGAACCATGGAGTTCCTTCTGATCAACCATCCGCTGGACTGCCCGATCTGTGATCAGGGCGGCGAGTGTGAACTGCAGGATGTGTCCGTAGGATACGGCAGTGATCTCTCCCGTTTTGTCGAAGGCAAACGAGCAGTGGATAAGCCTGATATCGGCCCCTTGGTTAATGCCAACTTTACTCGCTGTATCCACTGCACCCGCTGTGTCCGCTTCGGTGCAGAGATTGCCGGCGTGCGTGAGATGGGTGCAGTTGGTCGCAGTGAACACATGACTATCGGTACCTATGTTGAGAAGAGTGTCGATTCTGAGCTCTCCGGCAACATTATCGATGTTTGTCCGGTCGGTTCACTCACCTCCAAGCCCTATCGTTTCCAGGCGCGTGCCTGGGAATTGACCCAACGTGATACGGTTGCACCCCACGACTCGGTCGGCTCAAATCTATATCTCCATATTCGCCGTAACCAGGTGATGCGCGTTGTTCCTAAAGATAACGAAGCAGTTAACGAGTGCTGGATCTCTGATCGCGACCGCTTCAGCTATGAGGGTCTCTACAGCGAGGATCGCCTGACCACACCGCTGATCAAGCGTGATGGTGCATGGCAGGAAGCTAGCTGGGAAGAAGCTCTTGAGGCAGCGGCCAAAGGACTTAAACAGAGTGGCGACCAGTTGGGCGCACTGGTCTCACCCACGGCTACCGTGGAGGAGATGCAACTAGCGCAGAAGCTGGTCCGCGGCCTTGGTAGTGAGAATATAGATTACCGTCTGCGCCAGGGTGATTTCCGTGGCCAAGAGCCTGCCTGTCGCTGGTTGGGCCAGAGTATTGAAGCACTGGAACAGCTTGATGCAGCACTGGTTATCGGTGCCAATGTGCGCAAGGAGCAGCCACTGCTCGGACACCGTCTGCGCAAGGCGGTTCTGGAGGGTTGCAAGGTCACCTACATCAACCCGTTTGAGATTGATCTCAATTACGTTGCAGAGCAACGTGTCAGCAGCCCCGCCGCCATGGTTGATGAGTTGGCTGCCCTGGCAAAAGCGTTGGGTGCTAGTGGTGGTGTGATTGATTCCGCCACGGTTGGCGATGAACATAATGCGTTGGCAGAGCAGTTGAAGAGTGCCGCTAAGGCGTCTGTATTGCTGGGCAATATGGCAACAGCCCATGCTGATTACTCAATACTTTGCGATCTGGCAGCTGCTGTTGCTGAAGCCAGTGGCGCGACTCTGGGGCATCTGCCAGAAGCGGCCAACAGCACCGGTGCCGCACTTACCGGGTTGGTATCCGGCTCTGGTAAAGATGCTCAGGCCATGCTGGAACAGTCCCTGAGTGGCTATCTGCTGCTTGGTGTTGAGCCAGCCTACGATTTTGCTAATCCTGCGCTGGCAGATGAAGCACTCGCGAATGCCGGTTTTGTACTTTCGCTCAGTCCATTCCGTAGTGAAAGCATTGAAACGGTTGCAGATGTAATTCTGCCAATGGCGGCTTATGCCGAGACCTCCGGTACTTATATTAATGCTGAAGGCAGGTGGCAGTCCTTCACCGGTGCGGTCAATCCGAAAGGAAATACCCGCCCGGGGTGGAAGATTTTGCGAGTACTCGGTAACCAGCTTGATCTGGAAGGCTTTGATCAGATCAGCTCCAGCGATGTATTGGAGGAGGCGAAAGCAGCTGCAGGTGATCGGCATCCCGACAATACAGCAGCCGCAAGAGATATTAGCGAGAGGATACACTTAGCAGGCTCGCTGACTCGCATTGGCGATGTCCCGATCTATGCAGTGGATTCTTTGGTACGTCGTGCCGCTTCGTTGCAAAAGACGAGTGATGCCATCAGCGCGGCTCTCTACCTCAATAGTTCAGAGGCGGCCAAGGCCGGACTCAGTGAGGCACAGTCCGCCGTCGCAGTTCAGGGCGAAGGTCGTGCAGAGTTACCGGTTATTATCGATTCCAGCGTACCGGATGGTTGTGTCCGGATTCCCGCCGCATTGGCGGGTACAGAAGCACTGGGTAGTCAGTTTGGTGAAGTAACCCTGGAGAAGGCATAA
- a CDS encoding NAD(P)H-dependent oxidoreductase subunit E: MGYKNTPMSTVKPSEGKEALFSPEVKAEIDKWIAKYPEGWQQSAVMAALRIVQDENGGSLTRELMDKVAAYLDMPPIAVYEVGTFYSMYEHKAVGKHKVCVCTNVSCMINGSDKIVDHLEKKLGVKMGEATEDGKYGLKEVECLGACGGAPMFQIGNKYYENLTPELVDTILSGLE; encoded by the coding sequence ATGGGTTACAAAAACACACCAATGAGTACCGTCAAACCGAGCGAGGGAAAAGAGGCACTCTTTTCTCCCGAAGTGAAGGCAGAGATCGACAAGTGGATTGCCAAGTATCCTGAGGGCTGGCAGCAGTCTGCTGTGATGGCGGCTTTGCGTATCGTACAGGATGAAAATGGCGGTTCACTTACCCGTGAGTTGATGGACAAAGTTGCCGCCTATCTGGATATGCCGCCAATCGCTGTTTATGAGGTAGGCACCTTCTACTCCATGTATGAGCACAAGGCGGTAGGTAAGCATAAGGTGTGTGTCTGCACCAATGTCTCCTGCATGATCAACGGCTCAGACAAGATTGTCGATCACCTGGAAAAAAAGCTGGGCGTCAAGATGGGCGAGGCCACTGAAGATGGCAAATATGGCCTGAAAGAGGTTGAGTGCCTAGGCGCATGCGGTGGTGCACCGATGTTCCAGATCGGCAACAAATACTATGAGAATCTGACCCCCGAGTTGGTCGATACGATTCTGAGCGGACTGGAGTAA
- the nuoF gene encoding NADH-quinone oxidoreductase subunit NuoF, translating to MANEVCFRNMDLDRPWLLEQYQSRGGYQVLAKIMKEGVTPEAIIDEVKASGLRGRGGAGFPAGLKWSFISRNAPGQKYVVCNSDEGEPGTFKDRDILRYNPHQLIEGMIIASYAIGANRAYNYIRGEFWEPYERFEAALEEARTAGFLGENILGSGFDLDIHSHLGGGAYVCGEETALLESIEGKKGQPRFKPPFPAHFGLYGCPTIINNTESLASIPVIMEKGGQWFKDLGVENSGGAKLFSISGNIKNPGVFEIPMGTPFSELLEMAGGMKDGSKLKAVIPGGSSSPIIPGEQMMDLTMDYDAIQNAGSMLGSGAVIVLDDSNCMVKVLERMSYFYHEESCGQCTPCREGTGWLYRVVSRIENGQGMPEDLALLDDITTKIAGRTICALGDAAALPVQGMLKHYRDEFEYHIEHKKCMVG from the coding sequence ATGGCGAATGAAGTCTGTTTTCGAAATATGGATCTTGATCGTCCCTGGCTGCTGGAGCAGTATCAGAGCCGCGGCGGTTATCAGGTGCTGGCCAAGATAATGAAGGAGGGCGTAACGCCCGAAGCGATCATTGATGAGGTCAAGGCATCCGGCTTGCGAGGTCGTGGTGGTGCTGGTTTCCCCGCTGGACTGAAGTGGAGCTTTATCTCCCGTAATGCCCCCGGACAGAAGTATGTGGTCTGCAACTCTGATGAGGGCGAACCTGGCACCTTTAAGGATCGCGATATCCTGCGTTACAACCCCCATCAGTTGATTGAAGGGATGATTATCGCCAGTTATGCCATTGGTGCCAACAGAGCCTACAACTATATTCGTGGAGAGTTCTGGGAACCCTACGAACGCTTTGAAGCAGCATTGGAAGAGGCGCGCACCGCTGGTTTCCTTGGTGAAAATATCCTCGGTTCCGGTTTCGACCTTGATATTCATAGTCACCTCGGTGGAGGTGCTTATGTCTGTGGCGAAGAGACGGCCCTGCTCGAATCTATCGAGGGTAAGAAGGGGCAGCCCCGCTTCAAGCCGCCTTTCCCTGCACACTTCGGCCTCTACGGCTGTCCGACCATTATCAATAATACCGAGTCGCTTGCATCGATTCCGGTAATTATGGAGAAGGGCGGTCAGTGGTTTAAGGACCTTGGTGTCGAGAACAGCGGTGGTGCCAAGCTTTTCTCCATCTCAGGCAATATCAAAAACCCCGGTGTCTTTGAGATTCCCATGGGTACCCCCTTCTCTGAACTGCTTGAAATGGCAGGCGGAATGAAGGATGGCAGCAAGCTTAAGGCGGTGATCCCCGGCGGTTCATCCTCACCGATTATCCCCGGTGAGCAGATGATGGATCTGACCATGGATTACGATGCCATACAGAATGCCGGTTCCATGCTGGGCTCCGGCGCAGTGATCGTCCTCGATGACAGTAACTGCATGGTGAAGGTACTGGAGCGTATGTCCTACTTCTATCATGAAGAGTCATGCGGTCAGTGTACTCCCTGCCGTGAAGGCACGGGCTGGCTCTACCGAGTGGTCAGCCGTATTGAGAACGGACAGGGCATGCCGGAAGATCTGGCTCTACTCGACGATATCACTACAAAGATTGCGGGGCGCACCATCTGCGCTCTAGGTGATGCGGCGGCCTTGCCGGTACAAGGCATGCTGAAGCATTACAGAGACGAGTTTGAGTATCATATAGAACATAAGAAGTGCATGGTTGGCTGA
- the nuoI gene encoding NADH-quinone oxidoreductase subunit NuoI, which yields MNMLRDYIKSLFLVELIKGLGLTGGHMFRKKFTVQYPEENAPISPRFRGLHAQRRYENGEERCIACKLCEATCPAAAITIESEPRDDGSRRTTRYDIDLFKCIFCGYCQESCPVDAIVETRLYEYHFESRDDGLMTKEKLLAVGDKYESQIAADIVAQAKYR from the coding sequence ATGAATATGTTGCGTGACTACATCAAAAGTCTGTTCCTGGTGGAACTGATAAAGGGTCTTGGCCTGACCGGTGGCCACATGTTCCGTAAAAAGTTTACGGTACAGTATCCGGAAGAGAATGCGCCGATATCGCCGCGTTTCCGCGGGCTACATGCTCAGCGTCGTTATGAGAACGGTGAGGAACGCTGCATCGCCTGTAAGCTTTGTGAAGCAACCTGTCCGGCGGCAGCGATAACCATTGAGTCAGAGCCTCGTGATGATGGCTCCCGGCGAACCACCCGTTACGATATCGACCTGTTCAAGTGCATCTTCTGCGGTTACTGTCAGGAGTCATGTCCGGTAGATGCGATCGTTGAGACTAGGCTCTACGAGTATCACTTCGAGAGTCGTGACGATGGGCTAATGACGAAGGAAAAGCTGTTGGCCGTCGGTGATAAATACGAGAGCCAGATTGCAGCTGATATCGTTGCACAGGCCAAATACCGCTAA
- the nuoK gene encoding NADH-quinone oxidoreductase subunit NuoK, which produces MIALSDFLILGAALFSLSVAGIFINRKNVIILLMCVELMLLAVNMNFIAFSHFHGDLAGQVFVFFILTVAAAEAAIGLAILVVLFRNRHTINVEDLDTLKG; this is translated from the coding sequence ATGATCGCACTTTCAGATTTTCTAATTCTCGGCGCGGCTCTTTTCTCGCTTAGCGTCGCCGGGATTTTCATTAACCGCAAGAACGTCATCATTCTTTTGATGTGTGTTGAGCTTATGCTGCTTGCGGTCAATATGAACTTTATTGCCTTCTCGCATTTTCATGGCGATCTGGCGGGTCAGGTGTTTGTCTTCTTTATCCTGACAGTCGCAGCGGCTGAGGCGGCTATAGGCCTGGCCATTCTGGTGGTGTTGTTCCGTAACCGCCACACCATCAACGTTGAAGATTTGGATACGCTCAAGGGTTAA
- the nuoH gene encoding NADH-quinone oxidoreductase subunit NuoH gives MDLLISLWEWLGENLVIMQIMIKIVAIVAPLMLCVAYFTYAERKLIGYMQVRVGPNRVGPKGWLQPIADAVKLMFKEIIIPEKGNKLLFLIAPLLTLGPALAAWAVFPFNEELVLADLNAGLLYIIALTSVGVYGVIISGWASNSKYAFLGAMRSAAQIVSYEIAMGFALVGVLVAAGSLNLGEIVNAQKGSAGFLDWFWLPLLPLFIIYFISGVAETNRAPFDVAEGESEIVAGFHVEYSGMPFAVFFLGEYANMILISALTVVFFLGGWLSPFHGVPVLGPLFEWVPSLIWLFAKTAAVGFFFLWLRATFPRYRYDQIMRLGWKVFIPITIVWILVIGVAVVYQLPWWFD, from the coding sequence ATGGATTTACTGATTAGTCTCTGGGAGTGGCTGGGTGAGAATCTGGTTATCATGCAGATCATGATCAAGATCGTTGCGATCGTGGCTCCGCTGATGCTCTGTGTTGCCTATTTCACCTATGCCGAACGTAAACTTATCGGTTATATGCAGGTGCGTGTCGGCCCCAACCGGGTTGGGCCAAAAGGTTGGCTACAACCCATCGCCGATGCGGTGAAGCTGATGTTCAAGGAGATTATTATCCCGGAGAAGGGTAATAAACTACTATTCCTGATCGCACCTCTGCTGACTTTGGGTCCGGCCCTCGCCGCCTGGGCGGTATTCCCATTCAATGAGGAGTTGGTGCTGGCTGACCTCAATGCCGGGCTACTCTATATCATTGCCCTTACCTCTGTGGGCGTCTACGGTGTGATCATCTCCGGTTGGGCCTCGAACTCAAAATACGCTTTTCTTGGTGCCATGCGTTCTGCCGCACAGATTGTCTCTTACGAGATCGCCATGGGCTTTGCTCTGGTGGGTGTTCTGGTGGCTGCCGGCAGTCTCAATCTGGGTGAAATCGTCAATGCTCAGAAGGGGAGCGCAGGCTTCCTCGACTGGTTTTGGTTACCGCTGCTGCCTCTATTTATCATCTATTTTATATCCGGTGTCGCTGAGACCAACCGTGCTCCTTTCGATGTTGCCGAAGGTGAATCGGAGATTGTCGCCGGTTTCCATGTTGAGTACTCGGGGATGCCCTTCGCGGTCTTCTTCCTTGGCGAATACGCCAACATGATCCTGATATCGGCATTGACAGTGGTGTTCTTCCTCGGTGGTTGGTTGTCTCCGTTCCACGGCGTGCCAGTATTGGGCCCACTGTTTGAGTGGGTGCCCAGCCTCATCTGGCTGTTTGCCAAGACGGCGGCTGTCGGCTTCTTTTTCCTCTGGCTGCGCGCCACCTTTCCGCGCTACCGGTACGATCAGATCATGCGGTTGGGATGGAAGGTGTTTATCCCCATCACAATTGTCTGGATTTTGGTGATTGGCGTGGCGGTGGTCTACCAACTGCCCTGGTGGTTTGACTGA
- a CDS encoding NADH-quinone oxidoreductase subunit M — translation MFADWPILSLTIWLPIIGGILVLASGDKEPNATRWTALIVAILTFIVSLPLYSGFDISTADMQFVERSPWIPLFNIEYYLGVDGISMPLIILTTFISIFVIIAGWEVIKFKQSHYMAAFLIMEGVMVGVFSALDAMLFYVYWEAMLIPMFLIIGVWGGPNRVYATIKFFLYTFFGSVFMLVALIYMYFQSGSFEILGFHTLKLGLTEQILIFVAFLMAFAVKVPMWPVHTWLPDAHVEAPTGGSVILAAIMLKIGGYGFLRFSLPITPNASSELDWVIITMSLIAVVYIGFVALAQSDMKKLIAYSSIAHMGFVTLGFFIVFMIANNPDTSSGAMLGMEGGMVQMVSHGFISAAMFLCVGVLYDRMHSREISSYGGVVHSMPIFAGFMVFFAMSNAGLPGTSGFVGEFMVILAAFRADFWFAFLAATTLIIGAAYTLWMVKRVLFGEVASEAVAGLQDINKREFIILGSLALAVLVLGLWPAPLVEVMDVSISNLLKHIAVSKL, via the coding sequence ATGTTTGCAGACTGGCCCATTCTCAGTTTGACCATCTGGCTGCCGATAATCGGCGGCATACTGGTGCTCGCCAGCGGTGATAAGGAACCTAATGCCACCCGCTGGACCGCCCTGATAGTGGCGATACTCACCTTTATTGTGAGTTTACCGCTCTATTCAGGATTCGATATCTCTACAGCAGATATGCAGTTTGTCGAGCGTAGCCCCTGGATACCTCTATTCAACATTGAGTATTACCTTGGTGTTGACGGTATCTCCATGCCGCTGATCATTCTTACTACCTTTATCTCGATTTTCGTTATCATCGCCGGCTGGGAAGTGATTAAGTTCAAGCAGTCTCACTACATGGCGGCGTTCCTGATCATGGAAGGCGTTATGGTCGGTGTTTTCTCGGCACTGGATGCGATGCTCTTCTACGTTTACTGGGAGGCAATGCTGATTCCGATGTTCCTTATCATCGGTGTCTGGGGTGGACCGAATAGAGTCTACGCAACGATCAAGTTTTTCCTCTACACTTTCTTTGGTTCAGTGTTCATGCTGGTTGCACTGATCTATATGTACTTCCAGTCCGGCAGCTTTGAAATCCTCGGTTTCCACACTCTCAAACTGGGGCTGACCGAGCAGATCCTTATCTTTGTCGCCTTCCTTATGGCTTTTGCGGTCAAGGTGCCGATGTGGCCGGTCCATACCTGGTTGCCTGACGCTCACGTTGAGGCGCCCACTGGGGGCTCAGTGATCCTGGCGGCAATCATGCTGAAGATTGGTGGTTACGGATTCCTTCGCTTCAGCTTGCCAATCACCCCCAACGCCAGTAGTGAGCTGGATTGGGTAATCATAACCATGTCTCTGATTGCAGTGGTCTACATCGGCTTTGTTGCCCTGGCTCAGTCAGATATGAAGAAGTTGATTGCATACTCTTCCATCGCCCATATGGGTTTTGTCACCCTCGGCTTCTTTATCGTCTTCATGATCGCCAATAACCCGGACACTTCATCCGGTGCGATGCTTGGTATGGAAGGCGGTATGGTGCAGATGGTATCCCACGGCTTTATCTCCGCCGCTATGTTCCTCTGTGTTGGTGTCCTCTATGACCGCATGCACAGTCGTGAGATTTCGAGCTATGGTGGTGTTGTTCACAGCATGCCGATATTTGCCGGATTTATGGTCTTTTTTGCCATGTCCAATGCCGGTCTACCCGGTACCTCAGGCTTTGTTGGTGAGTTCATGGTGATCCTGGCTGCTTTCCGTGCGGACTTCTGGTTTGCCTTCCTGGCGGCTACCACCCTGATTATTGGTGCAGCCTACACACTGTGGATGGTCAAGCGTGTCCTCTTCGGTGAAGTGGCCAGTGAAGCCGTAGCTGGTCTGCAGGATATCAATAAGCGCGAATTTATCATCCTTGGCTCACTTGCCCTGGCTGTTCTGGTCCTTGGCCTCTGGCCGGCACCTTTGGTGGAAGTGATGGATGTCTCCATCAGCAACCTGTTGAAACATATTGCCGTCTCCAAGCTATAA